CTCGCGGCGTTCCCTGCCTCCGGGTCGGAGCTGCGCGGCCAGAGCACCCGCCACCGCAGGTCCCCGAGGGAACCGGCGGTCCCGTCCGTCGCTCGTCGCACGTCGACGCCCGCCGCGCGCAGGTCCGTGAGCACCCGGGCGTCCGACGGCCGTCCGACCGGACCGACCAAGGCGGTTTCCACCCGGTCGGCGACCGCGTCGACCGCTCCGACGTGGTCGCGGTCGAAGTGGGTCAGGACGAGCAGGTCGACGTGGGAGACGCCGAGCAGCGTCAGGCAGGTCCGCAGCCGCTCGGGGTCGTCGCCGGTGTCGACGAGGGCGGTCTGCCCGGCGCTCCGCAGCAGGGTCGCGTCCCCCTGCCCGACGTCGCACATCGCGGTGGTCCACCCGGTGGGCACCGAGCCGCGGACGAGCACCACCGGCACGGCGACCGACCCGACCCCGACGACGGCCGTCACCGCGGCAGCGACGACCAGCGTCCGCCGGACCCGCCCGGGCAGGAGCACGCCGACCGCGAGGGCAGCGCTGACCGCCGCCGCAGCGACGACCCCGACCACGCCCGGCGGCCAGGGTGCCGAGGCGGCCGGCAGCGCAGCGGCCCCGCGTGCGACGGCGCCGACGACCGCGGCGGGCACCCAGCCGACCGTCGCGAGGAGCCCGGCCCCCGCCGGCCACCACGGCGCGAGCAGGCAGGAGCCGAGCCCGACGACGGTGGCGACCGGTGCCACGACCTCGGCCAGCAGGTTGGCCGGTACCGCGTAGGTGGGCAGCGACGCCGACAGCGGGATCGTCACCGGCCAGCACGTCACCTGCGCCGCGACCGGGACCGCGACCGCGGCGGCCGCCGGCGTCCAGAGCCGGCGGGCGAGCAGGTCGGTCAGGGGTGGCCCGAGGACCACGATCCCCGTCGTCGCGAGCACCGAGAGCGCGAAGGCATAGGAACGGGCGACCCACGGATCGGCGACGAGCATCCCGGCCGCGGCGAGGGCGATGAGCGGCACCCCGCGCACCGGCCGTCCGCGCAGGCGGACCACGAGCACGACGACCGCCATCACGGTCGCGCGGGTGATCGACGGATCGGGTCGGACGAGCACGACGAAGCCGAGCAGCACCACGACCGCGGCGGCGGCACGCACCAGGCGGGGAGCCCCGACGGCCCGACCGACCAGCACCACGAGTGCCACGACGACGGCGCAGTTCGACCCCGACACCGCGGTCAGGTGCGTGAGGGCGGAGGTCTCCATGGCCTGCTCGGTCACCGGGTCGAGTCCGGACCGGTCACCGATCGCGAGGCCGCGGAGCAGCGCAGCGCCGGGCTCCGGCAGGTCGGCGGTGACGGTGACGAAGGCCGCCCGTGCCACGGCGCTCGCTCCGAGGACCCCGTGCGGGCCGTCCACGACACGCAGGTCCCCGCGGACGAAGAGCACGAACGCGGTGGTCGCCCCGGCCTCGTCCTGCTGCATCGGACCGCGGACGTCGAGGACCGTCCCCGCCGGCAGGACGACTCGCCGGGGCTCGCCGGCTGCGGGCACGAGCCGGACCGGCACCCGCAGGCCGTCGGGCCGGGAGGCGCCGGTCCGGACCGCCACGACCGTCCCGACCACAGACCGGTCGCCCGGCGCGAGGTCGCGGTCGAGGCGCACGCGGACGTCACTCGTCCGGCCGGACGCGTCGAGGAGGACCGACGGCTCCCGCCGTCCCTGACCGACGGCGACCGCCACCGCCAGCAGTCCGACGAGGAGCGCGGTGGTCAGCGCGAGTGCACACGCCCCGCGGGCCAGGTCCGCCGCGGCCACCCGGCGGCGCAGGGCCGACCGCAGCCGGACGGGCAGGAGCGCCCAGCCCCGGGATCGTCGGACCCGCAGCAGCGCCGCTGGCTCCAGCCCGATCAGCACCACGAGCGCACCCACCACCGCGGCCGCGGCCACCACGACGACCGGGACGGCCAGGTGCGGCACCCCGACGAGCACCGTGCCGACGACCCACGATGACCCGACGGGCCCCGCGAGTCGCAGGTCCGCCGGGGACGCCCGGAGTCCCGCCGCGCTCACACGCGCACCCGGTCCCGCAGTTCGGCGAACCGGCCGTCCCCGATGCCGCTGACCTCGAGCAGGTCCTCGACCGAGCGGAAGCCGCCGTGTTCCTCCCGCCACGCCAGGATCCGCTGCGCCAGCGCCGGACCGATCCCCGGCAGGGTCTCGAGCGCCGTCGTGTCCGCCGCGTTGAGGTCGACGACCGCGTCCTCGCCAACGGTCCCACCGACGCCGGATCCGGCCGCACCGCCGACAGCACCGCCCGCACCCGCCGGACCGCCCCCGCCAGCCGCACCGCTGCCGACCACCGCGCCGCCCGGCCGCAGCTCGGCAGGGACCTCGGTCTCCCCGACCCGGGGCACGTACACCCGCTCGCCGTCCACGACGGGGCGCGCCAGGTTGAGGCGGGTCAGGTCCGCGTCACCCCCGGCGCCCCCGGCCGCGTCGAGGGCGTCCGACACCCGCTCGCCCACCGGCACCCGGACGACCCCGGGGTGGGCCACCGCACCGACGACGTACACGACGGCGATCCCCGCCGGACCGGACGCAGCACCCGACGCACCACGGCCCGCACCGACACCAGCACCAGCACCACTGCCGGACCCCCCGGCTCCACGGGCGCCACCACGGCCGCCAGCGCCGCCGGGACCACCAGCGCCCGTCGAACCGCCCGAGGACGCCCCGGCGTCGCCCGGCTCCCCCACGACCGTCGGCGCCCCCGAGACCACGGTGACACCCGCGCCACCGCCGCCCACACCGCTGCCCGCCGCACCGCCGCCGCCCAGCAGGACCACCGCCACCGCGACGACCAGCACGACCCCCACGAGCACCAGGCCGGCACGGGGCGAGAGCGCGAAGCGGGACATGCCGGAACGCTACGGAGCCCGGTCTCTCGACCGGGCTCCGTGTGTCGGACCTGTGGAGCGCCTCCGCCCCGGACCCCGCTGTGGAGGGAGGACTACCCCTTGATCGCGATGTTGACGAGCTTCGGCGCCCGGACGATGACCTTCACGATCTCGCGGTCACCGATGTACCGCTGCACCGCCGCCGAGCTCCGGGCGAGTTGCTCGAGCTCGTCCGCCTCGATCGACTTCGACACCTCGAACGAGTCGCGCACCTTGCCGTTGACCTGCACGACCGCGGTCAGCGTCTCCTGCACGAGCAGGGTCGGGTCGGCCTTGCGCCACCCGAACGTCGCCACCGGGGAGTCGTAGCCGAGCGTCTGCCACATCTCCTCGCCGGTGTAGGGCGCGAACACACTGAGTCCGAGGGCGATCGTCTCGGCAGCCTCACGCACGGCGGGGTCGGCGGCACCGGGGCCGCTGTCGATCGCCTTGCGGGTGACGTTCACCAGGTCCATGAGCCGCGCGATCACGACGTTGAACTTGAACGACTCCATCAGCCCGGGCGCATCGGCCAGGAACCGGTGGGTCGCCTGCCGGACGGCGCGGTCGCCGGTGGACCAGACCGCGTCGGGCGTCGAGGTGACGTCGACGGCGATCCGGTAGGCACGGGCCAGGAAGCGCGCGGAGGCTGCCGGCGAGACGTCCTCCCAGTTGATGTCGTCCTCGGGCGGACCCGCGAAGCCCATCACCAGACGGATCGCGTCGACACCGTGCGCGTCGAGCTCGTCGCCGAGGGACACGCCGCCCTTCGACTTCGACATCTTCGAGCCGCCGGACAGCACCATGCCCTGGTTGAGCAGCGCCGAGAACGGCTCGGTGAAGTCGAGGTAGCCGAGGTCGAACAGCACCTTCGTGACGAAGCGCGCGTACAGCAGGTGCAGGATCGCGTGCTCGACGCCGCCGATGTACTGGTCGACGGGCGCCCACTTGTTCACGAGCGCCGGGTCGAACGCCTGCGTCTCGTCCTGCGGGGACAGGAAGCGCAGGAAGTACCAGGACGAGTCGACGAACGTGTCCATCGTGTCGGGATCGCGGCGCGCAGGGCTGCCGTCGACCGGGTTCGGCACATTCACCCAGTCGGTCGCGCCACCGAGGGGCGAGGTGCCCTTCGGCTTGAGGTCGAGACCCTCGGTGTCGGGCAGGACCACGGGCAGCTGGTCCTCGGGGACCGGGTACTGGCTGCCGTCCTCGCCGTGGATGATCGGGATCGGGGTGCCCCAGAACCGCTGGCGCGAGATGAGCCAGTCGCGCAGACGGTAGGTCTTGGCGGCACGGCCGGTGCCGCGTTCCTCGAGCAGGCCGATCGCCGCGGTGATGGCGTGCTGCTTGCTCATGCCGTCGAGCGGGCCGGAGTTGATCATCCGTCCCTGGCCGGTCAGCGCCTCGCCCGTGGTGGCGGGGTCGAGCGACGGCAGGTCCTCGAGGGTCGCGCCCTCGGGAATGACCGGGATCGCACCGGTGACGGGCTGGTTCGTGTCGACGACGACCGTGACGGGCAGGTCGAAGGCGCGGGCGAAGTCGAGGTCGCGCTGGTCGTGCGCGGGCACGGCCATGACCGCACCGTGTCCGTAGTCGGCCAGCACGTAGTCGGCGGCCCAGAGCGGCAGGCGCTCCCCGGTCAGCGGGTGCACCGCGGTCCGGCCGAGCGGCACCCCGGTCTTCGGGCGGTCGGCGTTCTGCCGGTCGATGTCCGACGCCTTCTGCGTGGCGACCAGGTACTCCTGGAAGGCGGCGCGGGTGGCGTCGTCGACGGACGGGTCGTCGACGAGCTCGGCGGCCAGGTCGGAGTCGGGGGCGACGACCAGGAAGGTCACGCCGTGGATGGTGTCCGGACGCGTGGTGAAGACGGTGACCGGCTCGTCACGGCCCTCGATGACGAAGTCGACGTCGGCGCCGACGGAGCGACCGATCCAGTTCCGCTGCATCGCGATGACCTTCGACGGCCACCGTCCCTCGAGCTGGTTGAGGTCGTCGAGCAGCCGGTCCGCGTAGTCCGTGATCTTGAAGTACCACTGCGTCAGCTTCTTCTTGACGACGACGGCGCCGGAGCGGTCGGAGGTGCCGTCGGGCAGCACCTGCTCGTTGGCCAGCACGGTCTGGTCCACCGGGTCCCAGTTGACCCAGCTGTCCTTCCGGTACGCCAGGCCCTTCTCGTACATCTTGAGGAACAGCCACTGGTTCCACTTGTAGTACTCGGGGTCCGAGGTGTGGATCTCGGTCGACCAGTCGAAGGACGGCGCGTACCGCTTGAAGGACGCCTTCTGCTGCGCGATGTTCGCGTAGGTCCAGTCCTTGGGGTCGACCCCGCGCTTGATGGCGGCGTTCTCGGCGGGCAGACCGAACGAGTCCCACCCGATCGGGTGCAGCACGTTGAATCCCTGCTGGCGCCAGTACCGTGCCACGAAGTCACCGAGGGCCCAGTTCTCGGCGTGGCCCATGTGCAGGTCGCCGGACGGGTACGGGAACATCTCGAGGATGTACTTGCGCGGGCGGGTGTCGTCGGGGTCGGCGGTGAAGAGGCCGAGCTCTTCCCACCGTGCCTGCCACTTCTCCTGGATGCGCCGGAAGTCGTAGGTGTGCGGGTCCTCGACGTGCTGCTCGATGGTCACGGTCGTCAACGATACAAGCCGGGAGGCTCCTCCTGCGTCCCCGCGTCGGCTCACGGCGCGAGCAGGCGTCCGTCCGCCATCCGCAGGGTCCGGTCGACCAGGTCGTCCGGCACCGGGACGTGCGAGACGACGAAAAGCGTCCGCCCCGCTGCGCGGGCCGTCGTGACGAGGTCGCGGAGCACGTCGTCACCGAGGTCCGGGTCGACGTCGGCGGTCGGCTCGTCGAGCACGAGGACCGGGAACGCGTGCAGGAGCGCCCGCGCCAGGGCCAGGCGGTGCGCCTGCCCTCCGGACACCAGGGACCCGCGCTCCCCCACGTCGGCATCGAGTCCGCCGCGTCGGGCGACCCACTCGCCGAGGCCGACCCGGTCGAGCACCGCGAGCAGGTCCGCGTCGGTGGCGGTGTCCCGGGCGAACAGCAGGTTCTGCCGCACGGACTGGTCGAAGACGAACGGGTCCTGCTCGATGAGACCGACGCGGGCGCGGACGGCGTCCGGGTGCAGCTCGCGCGCCTCCACGCCGTCCAGCGTGTAGCTGCCGGTGTGGTCGACGAACCGGACGAGGGCGTCCACGAGG
The sequence above is drawn from the Curtobacterium sp. L6-1 genome and encodes:
- a CDS encoding helix-hairpin-helix domain-containing protein, whose product is MSRFALSPRAGLVLVGVVLVVAVAVVLLGGGGAAGSGVGGGGAGVTVVSGAPTVVGEPGDAGASSGGSTGAGGPGGAGGRGGARGAGGSGSGAGAGVGAGRGASGAASGPAGIAVVYVVGAVAHPGVVRVPVGERVSDALDAAGGAGGDADLTRLNLARPVVDGERVYVPRVGETEVPAELRPGGAVVGSGAAGGGGPAGAGGAVGGAAGSGVGGTVGEDAVVDLNAADTTALETLPGIGPALAQRILAWREEHGGFRSVEDLLEVSGIGDGRFAELRDRVRV
- the leuS gene encoding leucine--tRNA ligase, whose amino-acid sequence is MTIEQHVEDPHTYDFRRIQEKWQARWEELGLFTADPDDTRPRKYILEMFPYPSGDLHMGHAENWALGDFVARYWRQQGFNVLHPIGWDSFGLPAENAAIKRGVDPKDWTYANIAQQKASFKRYAPSFDWSTEIHTSDPEYYKWNQWLFLKMYEKGLAYRKDSWVNWDPVDQTVLANEQVLPDGTSDRSGAVVVKKKLTQWYFKITDYADRLLDDLNQLEGRWPSKVIAMQRNWIGRSVGADVDFVIEGRDEPVTVFTTRPDTIHGVTFLVVAPDSDLAAELVDDPSVDDATRAAFQEYLVATQKASDIDRQNADRPKTGVPLGRTAVHPLTGERLPLWAADYVLADYGHGAVMAVPAHDQRDLDFARAFDLPVTVVVDTNQPVTGAIPVIPEGATLEDLPSLDPATTGEALTGQGRMINSGPLDGMSKQHAITAAIGLLEERGTGRAAKTYRLRDWLISRQRFWGTPIPIIHGEDGSQYPVPEDQLPVVLPDTEGLDLKPKGTSPLGGATDWVNVPNPVDGSPARRDPDTMDTFVDSSWYFLRFLSPQDETQAFDPALVNKWAPVDQYIGGVEHAILHLLYARFVTKVLFDLGYLDFTEPFSALLNQGMVLSGGSKMSKSKGGVSLGDELDAHGVDAIRLVMGFAGPPEDDINWEDVSPAASARFLARAYRIAVDVTSTPDAVWSTGDRAVRQATHRFLADAPGLMESFKFNVVIARLMDLVNVTRKAIDSGPGAADPAVREAAETIALGLSVFAPYTGEEMWQTLGYDSPVATFGWRKADPTLLVQETLTAVVQVNGKVRDSFEVSKSIEADELEQLARSSAAVQRYIGDREIVKVIVRAPKLVNIAIKG